The Pantoea eucalypti sequence TGCGATTTTGGTGTTTTCTTCCCACAATTTTAAACGAGATATTTCGGTCTGCGTTTGAGGTAACTTCATCTCAAGTTCAGCAATGCTTTTCTTATAAAACCATCGGAAAAAACTTGATTTCCGACGTGTTAATTCTTTTTTTTGCATTGATTCTTCTGCAAGAGCTTCTTTCAAATCAGACTTTACTTCCTCTCTTTGCTCTCGTGCTTTAGCAATTAAATCTCTCAAAGGTAAAAGTGAGGTACTTGTTAAAACTTCAACTGATGCACTTGATATCTCATTCATACCGAATTGAGGCATATATATTTTTGCATTGGAAGGAATGTTGTCATCAAATGATTGCGGTATATTGAATAAATGCTTTTGGGATGCAATATCTGGCTCTTCAATGATTGAAGGTTTGGTTTCGTAGGGTATAGTCGATGTAGAATATGATAAACCCGAACCAGGCAACCCAAATGTTGCTTTTACCCCTCTTTGTCCGAAATTAACCGTTGCTCCAGGCACTCCTATACTTGCGCTAATACCACTTTTGGAAATGTTAAGACGGACTCCAGGAAAGAGGGTAAATGTTTTTCTGAAGCGGAGAGACATAAGTAATTCCTTGAGATAGTGAGTTAAGGAGTGATAATTGTTAACCCCTTAACTCATTAATATTTTAGTGCCAAGTTTGAAAATATATTAAAATCGCTCGCAAAATTCTATTTTTAATGCTAAAAACTTTTCAGTATTAGTTTCTTTTAATAAGAATTTTTATTATCAATTCGACTGTAATGCGCTATTTTCAATGAAGGTTTTACGAGCAACATTTCCAACGATATTGGTTGAAACACCATCGAAAGTGCCCCCTATGATCCCGCCTACAATAGGTATCATCTTGCCCAAGTTTATAGCTCCTTTTTCACCAAACTTCGTCAGCAGTCTAAAACCGACCTGCTTATTGATGGCAAAAATGGTTTCTTTTGAAATACTTTTGATCAACTGAGTGGACATTTTGGAACCAATGATGATACCCGTGCTTTTGAGTATATCTTTTGCGGCATTCCCAGCAAGGCAGCTATAGACAATGGTTTTTACGCGATCATCTTTCACATCATATCCGCCCATGAGAGCGATAGCCGTGATCATGCGGATTTGAACGTAAATGACAGTAGCTATGCTTGCGGGGATTGCTACAGGGAGGGTGATGATTCCCCCAAGGCCGGAGACAAATCCTGTTGTGGCTGATTTAGTATTTTGCCATCGAATGAGGGAGTTTACTTTTTCAACTAAAGTGTCAT is a genomic window containing:
- a CDS encoding DUF4236 domain-containing protein gives rise to the protein MSLRFRKTFTLFPGVRLNISKSGISASIGVPGATVNFGQRGVKATFGLPGSGLSYSTSTIPYETKPSIIEEPDIASQKHLFNIPQSFDDNIPSNAKIYMPQFGMNEISSASVEVLTSTSLLPLRDLIAKAREQREEVKSDLKEALAEESMQKKELTRRKSSFFRWFYKKSIAELEMKLPQTQTEISRLKLWEENTKIAINFESSDASQRAYAAMVRAFDALKSSMKKWDITADKSTDQFAERTLATRTVNRHPVTFGYSSTELIQFEGRAMRFENINGDDILLYPGVAVIPRVDGAFALVDIRELDINCEAHGFHEEEDVPKDTEIAGYTWAKTNKNGSPDRRFKDNYQIPICIYGNITFQSQSGVTEEYMVSNAYVARNFVDFFKNYQKSLT
- a CDS encoding EcsC family protein codes for the protein MAEALNEGKIMQALNWAYDKALDGSIPGTDSAYEMAESYLRGDDTLVEKVNSLIRWQNTKSATTGFVSGLGGIITLPVAIPASIATVIYVQIRMITAIALMGGYDVKDDRVKTIVYSCLAGNAAKDILKSTGIIIGSKMSTQLIKSISKETIFAINKQVGFRLLTKFGEKGAINLGKMIPIVGGIIGGTFDGVSTNIVGNVARKTFIENSALQSN